A stretch of Lentisphaera araneosa HTCC2155 DNA encodes these proteins:
- a CDS encoding VRR-NUC domain-containing protein translates to MQSIQLPDFYYLDNFTQLITYVFDNHKSILRPQDLDDYNNFSLLSPNSKALYVRFLMRKGTCFRPNKISYSEIPNLNDCLKELELFAFISWDATVTEKIKLFSKTELSTLFPEEFDSKLARVDLEKALLLTISDIPEKVLKIQKDFKVFSLLYFGNFHQDLSEFILNDLGIYQYEKYDLSHGFINSIQELEEFLNFYATLSDYDRDHALEFFNNYVIIKSTNTVLKRRLDKFHFSFARQLERHKHFEQALKIYRFSIRSGERQARVLAALKKYDQMESKCLQILRSPQNDQEKEFAQFFLFKNSKFLSKTYQKVENYIPPTELLELDKTELSVERAACEYYTQFGHCYYAENLWANALFGLFFWPVIFANVPGAFSHPFQHRPHDLYESDFCENRKVMISEIMGKPFTWAQAEKVYESKFGLSNPFVNWSAINKDYLSLALENFEQYQIKSIFIELLKDLRNKKKGFPDLIHFPHQGGVELIEIKAPGDRLQKHQNTWLNFFEDKKIKARVANVRWK, encoded by the coding sequence ATGCAAAGTATACAATTACCTGACTTTTATTACCTGGATAACTTTACCCAGCTTATTACTTACGTCTTCGATAATCATAAAAGTATTTTAAGGCCTCAGGACTTAGATGATTATAATAACTTCTCATTACTCAGTCCTAACTCAAAGGCCCTATATGTCAGATTTTTAATGCGTAAGGGGACTTGCTTTCGACCCAATAAAATCTCTTATTCTGAAATACCAAATTTGAATGATTGCCTAAAGGAATTAGAGCTTTTCGCTTTCATTTCTTGGGACGCTACAGTCACAGAAAAAATTAAGCTTTTCTCAAAAACTGAACTCAGCACACTTTTTCCAGAAGAATTTGATTCTAAATTAGCCCGCGTTGACTTGGAGAAAGCCTTGCTTTTGACCATTTCTGATATCCCTGAAAAAGTTCTTAAAATTCAGAAAGATTTTAAAGTGTTTTCTTTACTGTATTTTGGTAATTTCCATCAAGATTTGAGCGAGTTTATTTTAAATGATCTTGGAATCTACCAATACGAAAAATATGATCTAAGTCATGGTTTTATTAATTCTATTCAGGAACTTGAAGAGTTTTTAAATTTTTACGCCACCCTTTCTGATTATGATCGTGATCACGCTCTAGAGTTTTTCAATAATTATGTAATTATAAAAAGCACTAATACAGTATTGAAAAGACGCTTGGATAAATTTCATTTTTCGTTTGCGCGACAATTGGAAAGACATAAGCATTTTGAGCAAGCGCTCAAAATTTATCGCTTCAGTATACGTTCAGGAGAACGTCAAGCAAGAGTTCTTGCAGCCCTCAAAAAATATGATCAAATGGAATCTAAATGTTTACAAATATTACGAAGTCCGCAAAACGATCAGGAAAAAGAGTTCGCGCAATTTTTTTTATTTAAAAATTCAAAATTCCTGTCAAAAACCTACCAGAAAGTTGAAAATTATATTCCACCTACAGAGCTTTTGGAGCTCGATAAAACTGAGCTATCAGTAGAGCGTGCCGCATGTGAATACTACACACAATTTGGTCATTGTTATTATGCCGAAAACTTATGGGCTAACGCGTTATTTGGCTTGTTTTTTTGGCCAGTAATATTTGCGAATGTACCTGGGGCCTTTAGTCACCCTTTTCAACATCGTCCTCATGATTTATATGAAAGTGACTTTTGCGAAAATCGCAAAGTGATGATTAGTGAAATTATGGGAAAGCCTTTTACATGGGCTCAGGCAGAAAAAGTATACGAATCAAAATTTGGTTTGAGCAATCCCTTTGTTAACTGGAGTGCGATTAACAAAGATTATCTTAGCTTAGCACTCGAGAATTTTGAACAATACCAAATAAAAAGTATTTTTATAGAGCTACTTAAGGATCTAAGAAATAAGAAAAAAGGGTTTCCAGATCTTATTCATTTTCCACATCAAGGTGGAGTCGAGTTAATCGAAATTAAAGCGCCTGGCGATCGTTTACAAAAACATCAAAATACGTGGTTAAATTTTTTTGAGGATAAAAAAATTAAAGCGAGAGTGGCAAATGTCCGCTGGAAGTAA
- a CDS encoding hydrogen peroxide-inducible genes activator, whose protein sequence is MTFKDLEYFAILAKEKHFGQASVQAGVSQPALSIQIKKMEAELGVCLFERSNRQVVLSPEGEVLLERAQKILRQVEDFQTCARQFKDPYQGQLILGAFPTLAPYLFPQIIDELHQSYPEMKFFIKEEKTETLLKMLKEGKVDAAFIALPHEDSTLDSEFIFSEEFLFATPANYPEDFPNELSLQSLKGRELMLLDEGHCFRDQALELCSVNQARENFDFRASSLETLRHMVAAGLGVTLIPKCAQDESAKIKYMKFSDPSPKREIALFWRKTSPKAEIFREIADDLRDLFKKS, encoded by the coding sequence ATGACTTTCAAAGATTTAGAATATTTTGCGATCCTCGCAAAAGAAAAACACTTCGGCCAGGCCTCGGTCCAGGCCGGAGTGAGTCAGCCCGCGCTCTCCATCCAAATTAAAAAAATGGAAGCAGAGCTCGGTGTCTGCCTTTTTGAACGTTCAAATCGCCAAGTCGTTTTGAGTCCAGAAGGAGAGGTTCTTCTCGAGCGTGCGCAAAAAATACTTCGCCAAGTCGAAGACTTCCAAACTTGCGCTCGTCAGTTTAAAGATCCCTACCAAGGTCAATTGATTTTGGGAGCCTTTCCAACTTTAGCTCCCTATCTCTTCCCACAAATCATTGACGAACTTCATCAGTCCTACCCCGAGATGAAATTTTTCATTAAAGAGGAAAAAACCGAGACTCTTCTCAAAATGCTCAAAGAGGGGAAAGTAGATGCGGCCTTTATTGCTTTACCACATGAAGACTCCACACTGGATTCCGAGTTTATTTTTTCAGAAGAATTCCTTTTTGCGACTCCCGCAAATTATCCAGAAGACTTCCCCAATGAACTTTCTTTACAGTCATTAAAAGGGCGTGAACTGATGCTCTTGGATGAAGGCCACTGCTTTCGCGACCAGGCGCTTGAGTTATGTAGCGTCAATCAAGCTCGAGAAAACTTTGACTTCCGTGCTAGCAGCCTCGAGACTTTGCGACACATGGTTGCCGCTGGCTTAGGTGTTACCCTTATCCCCAAATGTGCCCAAGACGAAAGTGCAAAAATTAAGTATATGAAATTTTCCGACCCCAGCCCAAAACGCGAGATTGCACTCTTTTGGAGAAAAACTTCACCTAAAGCAGAGATCTTCCGCGAAATTGCCGATGACCTTAGAGACCTTTTTAAAAAATCATAA
- a CDS encoding dihydrolipoyl dehydrogenase produces the protein MSHYDVIIIGAGTAGLNARRAAKANGAEKVVMIDGGPLGTTCARVGCMPSKLLISAANANYGVTKARMFGIETQEPVVNDKAVLERVRFERDRFVGFVMEGIDNVPEGELIREYAEFIDDHTVKLSGGRILTADKFVLAVGSRPRHVPILDGAEDLILSSDHIFEIESIPKSVAVFGPGVIGLELGQALSRLGADVRLFGRSGSIGGIQDPEIREYATKTFAEEFYTDTKATIHSVRKENGKAIISYEHKEQGKIEESFDFILTASGRVSNTDRLKLENTSVQVNGRGTPIYNERTMQCGDTHFFIAGDANDDIPLLHEASDEGKIAGKNAGTYPTVDPGHRRTHLGIVFSEPEIASIGQGYNSFKDLVIGRVSFEGQGRSRVMGKNKGLMHLYAEKGDRRLRGAQIFGPSAEHLGHLISWVVQQELTVDQILELPFYHPVVEEGLRTALQDLQKNLNEA, from the coding sequence ATGAGTCACTATGATGTAATTATAATCGGAGCCGGAACAGCGGGTCTCAATGCACGTCGAGCTGCTAAAGCTAATGGTGCAGAGAAAGTCGTCATGATTGACGGTGGGCCTTTAGGAACAACTTGTGCACGCGTCGGCTGTATGCCGAGTAAATTGCTTATCTCTGCAGCAAATGCCAACTACGGCGTCACTAAAGCACGCATGTTCGGTATCGAGACTCAAGAGCCAGTGGTAAATGATAAAGCGGTTCTTGAGCGGGTGCGTTTCGAACGAGATCGTTTCGTTGGCTTTGTCATGGAAGGTATTGATAATGTCCCCGAAGGCGAGCTCATTCGTGAATACGCTGAATTCATTGATGATCATACCGTGAAGCTCTCTGGGGGACGAATTTTAACGGCCGATAAATTTGTTTTAGCCGTGGGGTCACGTCCACGTCATGTACCGATTCTCGATGGTGCCGAAGATCTTATCTTGAGTAGTGATCACATTTTCGAAATTGAATCCATTCCAAAAAGCGTTGCGGTCTTTGGCCCAGGTGTCATTGGTTTAGAACTGGGGCAGGCACTCAGCCGCCTCGGCGCTGATGTTCGACTCTTTGGACGCAGCGGTTCGATAGGCGGTATCCAAGATCCTGAGATCCGCGAATATGCCACCAAGACTTTCGCAGAAGAATTCTATACCGATACCAAGGCAACAATTCATTCAGTACGCAAAGAAAATGGTAAAGCAATAATCTCTTATGAGCATAAAGAGCAGGGCAAAATTGAAGAGAGCTTCGATTTCATTCTCACAGCCTCGGGTCGTGTGAGCAATACCGATCGCCTAAAATTGGAAAACACTAGCGTGCAAGTTAACGGTCGTGGGACTCCGATTTACAATGAGCGAACCATGCAATGTGGCGACACCCATTTCTTTATTGCGGGTGACGCAAATGATGATATCCCACTTCTTCACGAAGCTTCTGATGAAGGAAAGATTGCGGGCAAAAATGCGGGAACTTATCCGACGGTTGACCCCGGTCATCGTCGCACGCATTTAGGCATTGTTTTCTCTGAGCCAGAGATTGCCTCGATTGGTCAGGGCTATAATTCTTTCAAAGATTTAGTCATCGGTCGTGTGAGTTTTGAAGGGCAGGGGCGATCCCGAGTTATGGGTAAGAATAAAGGTCTCATGCACCTTTATGCCGAAAAAGGTGATCGCCGTTTGCGCGGTGCGCAAATTTTCGGTCCATCGGCAGAACACCTTGGACACCTCATTTCTTGGGTGGTTCAACAGGAATTAACTGTGGACCAAATTCTCGAACTTCCTTTCTATCACCCCGTGGTGGAAGAGGGCTTGAGAACCGCTCTGCAAGATCTCCAAAAAAATCTTAATGAAGCTTAA
- a CDS encoding glutathione peroxidase, whose product MLVNKEKQNVPSVTFRTRVNNDWKDLSTGEIFKNKTVVVFALPGAFTPTCSSTHLPRYNQLAPVLKANGVDDIYCLSVNDSFVMNAWAADQDSANIKLLPDGNGEFSDGMGLLVDKDDLGFGKRSWRYSMLVKDGVIEKMFIEPDKPGDPFEVSDADTMLNYINPQAKLPKLVSMISKPGCSHCQRARQVLEDQAMPYEEIKLGQGGMSLTTLKAVSGNATTPQVFIDGQLIGGADELIKYLNQ is encoded by the coding sequence ATGTTAGTCAACAAAGAAAAACAAAACGTACCTTCAGTCACTTTCCGCACTCGTGTTAATAATGATTGGAAAGATTTGAGCACCGGTGAAATCTTCAAAAATAAAACAGTGGTAGTTTTCGCTTTACCAGGAGCTTTCACTCCCACCTGTTCATCAACTCACCTTCCGCGCTACAATCAGCTAGCACCGGTTTTGAAAGCCAATGGTGTCGACGATATCTACTGCCTCTCTGTTAACGACTCTTTCGTTATGAACGCATGGGCAGCTGATCAAGACTCAGCTAATATTAAGCTCCTTCCCGATGGCAATGGAGAGTTCTCAGATGGCATGGGTTTGCTCGTGGATAAAGATGACCTCGGTTTCGGCAAACGTTCTTGGAGATACTCCATGCTCGTAAAAGATGGTGTAATCGAAAAAATGTTCATCGAGCCAGATAAGCCAGGTGATCCCTTCGAAGTAAGTGATGCAGATACAATGCTCAATTACATCAATCCTCAGGCGAAACTTCCTAAGCTTGTGAGCATGATCTCCAAGCCAGGTTGCAGCCACTGCCAAAGAGCTCGTCAGGTACTTGAAGATCAAGCAATGCCATACGAGGAAATCAAACTAGGGCAGGGCGGTATGAGTCTCACCACGCTTAAAGCTGTAAGTGGCAATGCCACAACACCACAAGTTTTCATCGACGGCCAACTTATTGGCGGTGCAGATGAATTAATTAAATACTTAAATCAATAA
- the cls gene encoding cardiolipin synthase — MLENLNHIIVFITTYFLGTILAIEVLYKGRTSQGKTAWILSLILMPILAVPIYLLFGSRKFSGYVIAHKEGREPLDKLWRNACDKMSNHKVVINELCLYEKISKFFFTSGNKIELINNGQEKYRKLFDDLNAATQSIFIEYYIIRNDEVGQELQEMLIKKAKQGLEVYLICDYIGSFNIKKSFMNKLREAGVKAHYFRTTKFGRRGQINFRNHRKLVIIDSQIIYTGGMNIAESYKTDSWRDAHLRIQGPMGPSLQFTYLLDYQWAKAKTDPLPELDFTKHENNPDTYDALAIASGPADEKETCLLYYLNLINQANSTLDLVSPFFAPDAAIISALISAHLQGVQVRLIIPKRSDNNYLVDLSAHEYARYLARKGINVYFYEKGMIHKKVLIVDQKLVSIGTANLDNRSFRINFEISILVNSKEFAEKNLKTFEEDIKHSVKISGYEDIHKGLRFLAKVSQLFAPLQ, encoded by the coding sequence ATGCTCGAAAACCTTAATCACATTATCGTATTTATAACGACCTATTTTCTAGGTACGATATTAGCTATAGAAGTACTATACAAAGGTCGTACCAGTCAAGGTAAAACGGCATGGATATTAAGTTTAATACTCATGCCGATTTTAGCGGTACCTATCTATTTACTATTTGGCTCCAGAAAATTTAGTGGTTACGTCATTGCGCACAAAGAGGGCAGGGAGCCATTAGATAAGTTATGGCGAAATGCATGTGACAAAATGTCCAATCATAAAGTGGTAATTAATGAATTATGTCTTTATGAAAAAATATCTAAATTCTTCTTTACGAGTGGAAATAAGATAGAACTTATTAATAATGGTCAGGAAAAGTATAGAAAACTTTTCGACGATTTAAACGCCGCTACACAAAGTATATTTATAGAATATTACATCATAAGAAATGATGAAGTAGGTCAAGAGCTCCAGGAAATGCTTATCAAGAAAGCCAAACAGGGCTTAGAGGTCTATCTAATTTGTGATTACATTGGCTCATTCAATATCAAAAAATCTTTTATGAATAAACTTCGTGAAGCCGGAGTAAAGGCTCATTATTTTCGAACGACTAAATTTGGGCGAAGAGGGCAGATTAACTTTCGCAATCATCGCAAACTCGTCATTATCGATAGCCAAATTATTTATACCGGTGGCATGAATATAGCAGAATCGTATAAGACAGACTCATGGCGAGATGCTCACCTTAGGATTCAGGGACCCATGGGACCTTCTTTGCAGTTCACTTACCTCTTGGATTATCAGTGGGCCAAAGCTAAAACTGATCCTTTGCCTGAACTTGACTTCACAAAACACGAGAACAACCCAGATACCTATGATGCCTTAGCCATTGCAAGTGGACCGGCCGATGAAAAAGAAACCTGCTTGCTTTATTATTTAAATCTCATCAATCAGGCAAATAGTACATTGGACTTGGTTAGCCCATTTTTTGCTCCAGATGCGGCGATTATATCGGCACTGATTTCAGCGCATTTACAAGGAGTCCAAGTGCGACTCATTATTCCGAAACGATCAGATAATAATTACTTAGTAGACTTATCGGCACATGAATACGCCAGGTATTTGGCGAGAAAGGGTATTAATGTTTATTTTTATGAGAAGGGAATGATCCACAAGAAAGTCTTAATTGTCGATCAAAAATTAGTGAGTATCGGAACGGCGAACTTAGATAACCGTTCTTTTAGAATTAATTTCGAGATTAGTATTTTGGTGAACTCAAAAGAATTTGCCGAAAAAAATCTGAAAACTTTTGAAGAAGACATCAAGCATTCAGTAAAGATCAGTGGTTATGAAGATATTCATAAAGGTCTCAGGTTTTTAGCCAAAGTGAGTCAGCTATTTGCGCCCTTACAATAA
- the parA gene encoding ParA family partition ATPase, which produces MIISVLNIKGGVGKTTVAVNLACSIQQAGQKVLIIDTDSQGSALAWQGQREQNDVMLISLPNAVVLRKQALKLSEEYDTVIIDGSPNVDTLAAVSIALSDLILLPVGPSPLDIWASSKMVSKIEEAQAINPSINAAFLVNKFNGRTLISQETEMVLKEYPLEMMDTKLGSRVAYADTMTQGLSVLEWHDKKAKEELQSLHEEINRKWLSLKKVV; this is translated from the coding sequence ATGATTATATCAGTATTAAATATTAAAGGTGGTGTCGGTAAGACGACTGTGGCAGTCAACTTGGCGTGTAGCATTCAGCAAGCAGGGCAAAAGGTTCTTATAATAGATACGGATAGCCAGGGCTCAGCTCTAGCTTGGCAAGGGCAACGCGAACAGAATGATGTTATGCTCATTAGTCTGCCCAATGCGGTAGTGCTCCGTAAGCAGGCTTTAAAGCTCTCAGAAGAGTACGATACAGTAATTATTGATGGCTCACCAAATGTTGATACTTTAGCAGCCGTTAGCATTGCTTTAAGTGATTTAATTTTATTGCCAGTGGGGCCTTCACCTCTTGACATTTGGGCCAGTAGTAAGATGGTGAGTAAAATCGAAGAGGCTCAAGCAATTAATCCTTCTATTAATGCTGCTTTCTTAGTTAATAAGTTTAATGGAAGAACCTTAATTTCTCAGGAAACTGAAATGGTTTTAAAAGAGTATCCATTAGAGATGATGGACACAAAACTAGGGAGTAGGGTGGCTTATGCTGATACCATGACTCAAGGCTTGAGTGTATTGGAATGGCATGATAAGAAGGCGAAAGAGGAATTGCAGTCACTTCATGAAGAAATAAATCGAAAATGGTTAAGTTTAAAAAAGGTGGTCTAA
- a CDS encoding ISNCY-like element ISLar7 family transposase — MRNFTSTQAELGENPLLGVTPIEQVRLDTYCRDEITKTLRGLQEIYRNKVLLKEIQDVLSELVPKGTSWNDGRKGMDLWVIFVLGTLRLSCNWDYDKLKSCYDYHHKIREICGVDLFCDVDIVTGRQTIHDNVSLFTKEIANKISKLVVAFSHELLFPEERELHSRCDSFVFETNVHFPTDLNLLKDSVRKVLSIGGKLASSLKITGWREVKSQQKKFHSLYNKLSKMRHSNSKKEERKEKRRLEIEEIIKDYLSVARAHLLKARTLQNSLDEECPKLQLNMDYTDLFIKQISRRVLNGETISPDEKVYSIFEPHTEWICKGKAGIRQELGVKVCVVEDQFGFILDHRIMKGEQDKDVAVEMVRKSKELYPGLTSMSFDKGFYSKVDKDGQNNHSRIEALEVRAHLPVKGRRNKAAQERERKEAFVVARKQHPAVESAINALESHGFDRCPDKGTPNFERYAAMAISASNIHHLGAIIMAR; from the coding sequence ATGCGTAATTTTACAAGTACACAAGCAGAATTAGGAGAAAACCCACTTCTCGGAGTCACGCCAATTGAACAAGTGAGACTCGACACATACTGCCGTGATGAAATAACCAAAACTCTTCGTGGTTTACAAGAAATTTATCGAAACAAAGTTTTACTCAAAGAAATCCAAGATGTTTTGTCTGAATTAGTTCCTAAAGGAACATCCTGGAATGATGGACGTAAAGGAATGGATCTCTGGGTTATTTTTGTTTTAGGCACTTTGCGTTTGAGCTGTAATTGGGATTATGACAAGCTCAAAAGTTGCTATGATTATCATCACAAAATTCGGGAGATCTGTGGAGTTGATCTTTTTTGTGATGTCGACATAGTTACAGGACGCCAAACAATACACGATAACGTTAGCCTTTTTACAAAAGAAATTGCCAATAAAATTAGTAAGCTCGTAGTTGCTTTCAGCCATGAATTACTTTTCCCAGAAGAACGAGAATTACATAGTCGTTGCGATTCTTTTGTTTTTGAAACGAATGTTCATTTCCCCACTGATTTGAATCTATTAAAAGATTCTGTACGCAAAGTATTGAGCATCGGAGGCAAATTGGCTTCATCTTTGAAAATCACTGGCTGGCGTGAAGTAAAAAGCCAGCAAAAGAAATTCCATAGCCTTTATAATAAACTGAGCAAGATGCGTCACTCTAACTCGAAGAAAGAAGAGCGAAAGGAAAAACGTCGCTTAGAAATAGAGGAGATAATTAAGGATTACCTTAGTGTGGCTCGAGCTCATTTACTCAAAGCAAGAACTCTCCAGAATTCTTTAGATGAAGAGTGTCCCAAGCTTCAGTTAAACATGGATTACACGGACTTATTCATTAAGCAAATAAGTCGTAGAGTTCTTAATGGAGAGACTATTTCACCCGATGAAAAGGTGTATTCGATTTTTGAACCTCACACAGAATGGATATGCAAAGGAAAAGCTGGGATTCGTCAGGAACTTGGCGTGAAGGTATGTGTAGTTGAAGATCAGTTTGGCTTTATTCTCGACCATAGGATCATGAAGGGCGAGCAGGATAAAGACGTGGCGGTTGAAATGGTTCGTAAAAGTAAGGAGCTGTACCCTGGGCTGACATCGATGAGTTTTGATAAGGGTTTTTATTCAAAGGTAGATAAGGATGGTCAAAATAATCACTCCCGCATTGAAGCATTAGAGGTAAGAGCTCACCTCCCTGTAAAAGGTCGCCGAAATAAAGCTGCTCAAGAGCGTGAACGTAAGGAGGCCTTTGTCGTCGCTCGCAAACAACACCCCGCAGTTGAATCAGCTATTAACGCTCTTGAAAGTCATGGTTTTGACCGATGCCCTGATAAGGGTACTCCTAATTTCGAACGTTATGCCGCTATGGCGATAAGTGCCAGTAATATCCATCATCTTGGTGCTATCATCATGGCCAGATAA
- a CDS encoding PolC-type DNA polymerase III — MSFLTDIFTKPASASFPEEMLDHDASKLDYVVIDCEMTGLKPKQDKLLSIAAVKISQGRIQSQESFYRVIFQEKQKLRDETILIHRLNHEQISTGSDQIAVLKEFSDFCQNCIPVGHFFDIDLSFLNPVMPLPFLYPHLDTRLLVKTLQPCPSSIQLNELCDFYNLPSFEAHNALGDATSTACLFLKILSELRKKQLVSLQSLLSLKSRS, encoded by the coding sequence GTGAGTTTTTTAACAGACATTTTTACAAAACCTGCTTCCGCTTCTTTTCCCGAAGAAATGTTGGATCATGATGCGAGCAAACTGGATTATGTCGTCATCGATTGCGAAATGACTGGACTCAAACCCAAACAAGATAAATTACTTTCAATTGCAGCTGTAAAAATTAGCCAAGGACGCATTCAAAGCCAGGAAAGTTTTTACCGTGTTATCTTCCAAGAAAAACAGAAGCTTCGAGATGAGACGATTCTGATTCACCGCTTGAATCACGAACAAATCTCAACAGGTTCCGATCAAATAGCAGTCTTAAAAGAATTCAGTGATTTTTGTCAAAACTGTATCCCCGTCGGTCACTTCTTTGATATTGACTTATCCTTCTTAAATCCAGTCATGCCCCTCCCCTTCTTGTACCCTCATTTAGATACTCGGCTTCTAGTTAAAACACTTCAACCATGCCCCTCTTCCATCCAACTCAACGAACTCTGTGACTTTTATAATCTACCAAGTTTTGAAGCTCATAATGCTCTTGGCGATGCCACTTCAACGGCCTGCCTTTTTTTAAAAATTCTCTCTGAGTTACGAAAAAAACAATTAGTTTCCCTACAGTCGCTGCTTAGCCTTAAATCGCGTTCTTAA
- a CDS encoding DUF294 nucleotidyltransferase-like domain-containing protein, protein MPSNQLKEIFEFFSRVPTFQGMHEDDIQAISKKAQIVYFPKNTHIFQQALSPLDGAYFIMQGGFELSYESNEEIEHDILNEYEVYGALSILRNGGISLRSVKSKEDTFAYFIPKSDFVDLIKLHSHIEDYFFNPLNEANFIRSCSQMRNRGNRNQEGFMQVSMKTACKRPLNFCQEHHSLSEVAKIMSDSDFGFCMVMNEQKLTGVISDSDIRRSIAAGQPPSSTFASDIMTKNVKTIQDDYSVLEALLKMERHGLSHLPGINSDGEVSAVLSALDLPQVQSGSPLDFIYKIRQCKTVNETREIKNKLPQVVNDLLLQGYSPLNTVQYISRVNDAIMRCTIKETLKTTGEAPVDFDFLVLGSEGRLEQTLSGDQDNALIYEDCDDPKVHSWFQNFASLVCSQLDSAGYIYCKGRIMAENDQWCQPLKIWKSNFSRWVEKPFKENLLNAQIFFDFRHVFGKGQLSQKLRSHLLADLCPSTHKLFSALSHNYLQQSAPLGFFNNFIVSKGGEHKNSLDIKYVMNFIVEFARILSLESSLDATSTARRLDELNQKEILSNEENQNLQRAWSLYLYHRLQHQIELLEQNEDSHNFINPQELSTLERDMLKSAFKLIPDIQLKIKLRFNAGLTQ, encoded by the coding sequence ATGCCCTCAAATCAACTTAAAGAAATCTTTGAATTTTTCTCACGAGTTCCCACTTTTCAGGGAATGCATGAAGATGATATACAAGCGATTTCAAAGAAAGCCCAAATAGTTTACTTCCCCAAAAACACGCATATTTTTCAACAAGCCCTCAGCCCTTTAGATGGTGCCTACTTTATTATGCAGGGGGGCTTCGAGCTCAGCTATGAAAGCAATGAAGAAATCGAACATGACATCCTCAATGAATATGAAGTTTATGGCGCACTCAGCATCTTGCGCAACGGAGGGATTTCACTTCGCAGTGTAAAATCCAAAGAGGACACCTTTGCCTACTTCATCCCAAAGAGTGATTTCGTAGATTTAATCAAACTTCATAGTCATATTGAAGATTACTTCTTCAATCCACTAAACGAAGCCAATTTTATCCGTTCCTGTTCACAAATGCGAAATCGCGGTAACCGCAATCAAGAAGGCTTTATGCAGGTAAGCATGAAGACGGCTTGTAAACGACCTTTAAATTTTTGCCAAGAACACCATAGCCTAAGTGAAGTTGCTAAAATTATGTCTGATTCAGATTTTGGTTTTTGTATGGTTATGAATGAGCAGAAGCTCACAGGTGTCATCAGTGATAGTGATATTCGTCGCTCCATCGCTGCGGGACAGCCCCCCTCCTCTACTTTTGCCTCCGATATCATGACAAAAAACGTCAAAACTATCCAAGATGATTACAGTGTTCTCGAGGCTCTCTTAAAAATGGAGCGTCATGGACTTTCTCACTTACCTGGGATTAATTCAGATGGAGAAGTGAGTGCGGTTTTGTCTGCTCTTGATTTACCTCAGGTCCAAAGTGGCTCTCCACTTGATTTTATATATAAAATTCGCCAATGCAAAACTGTTAACGAAACTCGAGAAATCAAAAACAAACTCCCTCAAGTCGTTAATGATTTATTACTCCAAGGTTATTCTCCCCTCAATACTGTTCAATACATCTCCCGTGTTAATGACGCTATTATGCGGTGCACCATAAAGGAAACCTTGAAGACTACAGGTGAAGCTCCCGTCGATTTTGACTTCCTCGTTTTAGGAAGCGAAGGTCGCCTAGAACAAACTCTGTCTGGGGATCAAGATAACGCCCTCATCTACGAAGATTGTGATGACCCCAAGGTTCATTCTTGGTTCCAAAATTTTGCGAGCCTTGTTTGTAGTCAACTCGATAGTGCAGGCTACATCTATTGCAAAGGTCGTATCATGGCAGAAAATGATCAGTGGTGCCAGCCTCTCAAAATTTGGAAAAGTAACTTTAGCAGATGGGTCGAAAAACCTTTCAAAGAAAATCTCTTGAATGCGCAAATATTCTTTGATTTTCGCCACGTCTTTGGCAAGGGTCAACTTTCTCAAAAGCTGCGCTCTCACCTATTAGCTGACCTATGTCCCAGTACTCATAAACTCTTTTCTGCCCTTAGCCATAACTATCTCCAACAATCTGCCCCCCTAGGTTTTTTTAATAATTTTATCGTCTCCAAAGGCGGCGAACATAAAAATTCTCTCGACATTAAATACGTCATGAATTTTATTGTGGAATTCGCTCGCATCTTATCACTCGAATCTTCTCTCGATGCCACTTCAACGGCCCGTCGATTAGATGAGCTTAATCAAAAAGAGATTTTATCGAATGAGGAAAACCAAAACCTCCAGCGTGCATGGAGCTTATACCTCTACCACCGTTTACAGCACCAAATTGAACTATTAGAACAAAACGAAGACAGCCATAACTTCATCAACCCGCAGGAACTTTCGACTCTGGAACGCGATATGTTAAAATCCGCATTCAAACTTATACCTGATATCCAATTAAAAATTAAACTGCGTTTTAATGCAGGTTTGACTCAGTGA